In Astatotilapia calliptera chromosome 23, fAstCal1.2, whole genome shotgun sequence, a genomic segment contains:
- the crfa4 gene encoding prolactin receptor isoform X1: MTAFTAWDHTAQYVLTEGSEMLWLLLCLLPPVSYGRIVAQNNAHTERHNHEATGGTTTRPHIYFCRSPNMEDFTCWWHPLSNLTDGEEVTHILTYSKEKEAKLECPDYVTGGPNSCHFDSSHTSIWMVYCLTVTAITTHRNYTSKQHCLDVAEIVQTETPVNLTYNLTDVGGDEMGHNALISWTYPVPAHVQYGWITLVYELQYRRITEPDNWKVKYPLREPQVELLGLPVDDYVVRVRCRAQHSKLWSDWSATLVMSIPPRQSAGKLLVLILVTGVGVVALLVITFSIVLQSKRIKEYFLPPIPKPRIIGIDPLLLKKGNLDEINRHFSNFHSYRPPSYSEEVWDHVSTDDIYLTTPKHSSDAHNPSESERDTLIVPCNPAPLEVSTRHQLTALNPNSYMQNVPPYCSLPNKAFTPPLSIPSPWPMPEIVSLPRTDYSMMEHPSLSNTIPTPDLTFSTSPSPQDFYTCVQLLNESGEVHLVPCLPPPYCREFPPLPRANLDTAEKEEKKKTTNHQTRKNDGGNSEKSEAAVPLLPVAVDNSG, translated from the exons AGGCGACTGGTGGCACCACGACAAGGCCTCACATCTACTTCTGCCGCTCGCCAAACATGGAGGACTTCACCTGCTGGTGGCATCCACTCAGCAACCTGACAGACGGAGAGGAAGTCACCCACATCCTCACCTACTCCAAAGA GAAGGAAGCCAAACTGGAATGTCCAGACTATGTGACTGGCGGCCCCAACAGCTGCCACTTTGACAGCAGCCACACATCTATATGGATGGTGTACTGTTTGACCGTGACCGCCATAACCACCCACAGAAACTACACCTCCAAGCAGCACTGCCTGGACGTGGCGGAAATAG TTCAGACGGAAACACCAGTCAACCTGACCTACAACCTGACAGACGTCGGTGGTGATGAAATGGGCCACAATGCGCTGATCTCCTGGACCTACCCGGTGCCTGCCCATGTGCAGTACGGTTGGATCACGCTGGTCTATGAGCTGCAGTACAGACGTATTACCGAGCCAGACAACTGGAAG GTGAAGTATCCTCTGCGTGAGCCTCAGGTGGAGCTGCTTGGACTCCCGGTGGACGACTACGTGGTCCGAGTTCGTTGCCGTGCGCAGCACTCCAAGCTGTGGAGTGACTGGAGCGCCACGCTGGTGATGAGCATCCCCCCGAGGCAGTCTGCAG GTAAATTGCTGGTGCTGATTCTGGTGACTGGAGTTGGCGTTGTGGCTCTGCTTGTTATCACCTTCAGTATTGTTCTACAAAGCAAGAG aataaaagagTACTTCCTGCCACCCATTCCAAAGCCACGGATCATCGGGATTGACCCATTGCTCCTGAAG AAGGGGAACTTGGATGAAATCAACCGCCACTTCAGTAACTTCCACAGCTACAGGCCTCCAAGCTACTCTGAGGAAGTCTGGGACCACGTCAGCACTGATGACATCTATCTCACCACACCGAAGCACAGCAGCGACGCACACAACCCTTCGGAATCAGAGAGGGACACCTTAATAGTTCCCTGCAACCCGGCGCCCTTAGAAGTGTCCACCCGGCATCAGCTCACAGCTCTAAACCCAAACTCGTACATGCAGAATGTGCCACCTTACTGCTCTTTACCCAATAAAGCCTTCACCCCACCTCTGAGTATTCCTTCCCCGTGGCCGATGCCAGAGATCGTATCACTGCCCCGGACGGACTACAGCATGATGGAACATCCCAGCCTTTCCAACACCATCCCCACTCCAGACCTCACTTTCAGCACCAGCCCCTCACCGCAGGACTTCTACACCTGTGTCCAGCTCTTAAATGAAAGTGGTGAGGTACATCTAGTGCCATGCTTGCCGCCGCCATACTGCAGGGAGTTCCCACCTCTCCCAAGGGCTAATTTAGATACTgcagagaaggaggagaaaaagaagacaacCAACCACCAAACTAGGAAGAATGATGGTGGCAACTCTGAGAAGAGTGAGGCGGCTGTCCCTCTGCTGCCTGTTGCTGTTGACAACAGTGGCTGA
- the crfa4 gene encoding prolactin receptor isoform X2 yields the protein MLWLLLCLLPPVSYGRIVAQNNAHTERHNHEATGGTTTRPHIYFCRSPNMEDFTCWWHPLSNLTDGEEVTHILTYSKEKEAKLECPDYVTGGPNSCHFDSSHTSIWMVYCLTVTAITTHRNYTSKQHCLDVAEIVQTETPVNLTYNLTDVGGDEMGHNALISWTYPVPAHVQYGWITLVYELQYRRITEPDNWKVKYPLREPQVELLGLPVDDYVVRVRCRAQHSKLWSDWSATLVMSIPPRQSAGKLLVLILVTGVGVVALLVITFSIVLQSKRIKEYFLPPIPKPRIIGIDPLLLKKGNLDEINRHFSNFHSYRPPSYSEEVWDHVSTDDIYLTTPKHSSDAHNPSESERDTLIVPCNPAPLEVSTRHQLTALNPNSYMQNVPPYCSLPNKAFTPPLSIPSPWPMPEIVSLPRTDYSMMEHPSLSNTIPTPDLTFSTSPSPQDFYTCVQLLNESGEVHLVPCLPPPYCREFPPLPRANLDTAEKEEKKKTTNHQTRKNDGGNSEKSEAAVPLLPVAVDNSG from the exons AGGCGACTGGTGGCACCACGACAAGGCCTCACATCTACTTCTGCCGCTCGCCAAACATGGAGGACTTCACCTGCTGGTGGCATCCACTCAGCAACCTGACAGACGGAGAGGAAGTCACCCACATCCTCACCTACTCCAAAGA GAAGGAAGCCAAACTGGAATGTCCAGACTATGTGACTGGCGGCCCCAACAGCTGCCACTTTGACAGCAGCCACACATCTATATGGATGGTGTACTGTTTGACCGTGACCGCCATAACCACCCACAGAAACTACACCTCCAAGCAGCACTGCCTGGACGTGGCGGAAATAG TTCAGACGGAAACACCAGTCAACCTGACCTACAACCTGACAGACGTCGGTGGTGATGAAATGGGCCACAATGCGCTGATCTCCTGGACCTACCCGGTGCCTGCCCATGTGCAGTACGGTTGGATCACGCTGGTCTATGAGCTGCAGTACAGACGTATTACCGAGCCAGACAACTGGAAG GTGAAGTATCCTCTGCGTGAGCCTCAGGTGGAGCTGCTTGGACTCCCGGTGGACGACTACGTGGTCCGAGTTCGTTGCCGTGCGCAGCACTCCAAGCTGTGGAGTGACTGGAGCGCCACGCTGGTGATGAGCATCCCCCCGAGGCAGTCTGCAG GTAAATTGCTGGTGCTGATTCTGGTGACTGGAGTTGGCGTTGTGGCTCTGCTTGTTATCACCTTCAGTATTGTTCTACAAAGCAAGAG aataaaagagTACTTCCTGCCACCCATTCCAAAGCCACGGATCATCGGGATTGACCCATTGCTCCTGAAG AAGGGGAACTTGGATGAAATCAACCGCCACTTCAGTAACTTCCACAGCTACAGGCCTCCAAGCTACTCTGAGGAAGTCTGGGACCACGTCAGCACTGATGACATCTATCTCACCACACCGAAGCACAGCAGCGACGCACACAACCCTTCGGAATCAGAGAGGGACACCTTAATAGTTCCCTGCAACCCGGCGCCCTTAGAAGTGTCCACCCGGCATCAGCTCACAGCTCTAAACCCAAACTCGTACATGCAGAATGTGCCACCTTACTGCTCTTTACCCAATAAAGCCTTCACCCCACCTCTGAGTATTCCTTCCCCGTGGCCGATGCCAGAGATCGTATCACTGCCCCGGACGGACTACAGCATGATGGAACATCCCAGCCTTTCCAACACCATCCCCACTCCAGACCTCACTTTCAGCACCAGCCCCTCACCGCAGGACTTCTACACCTGTGTCCAGCTCTTAAATGAAAGTGGTGAGGTACATCTAGTGCCATGCTTGCCGCCGCCATACTGCAGGGAGTTCCCACCTCTCCCAAGGGCTAATTTAGATACTgcagagaaggaggagaaaaagaagacaacCAACCACCAAACTAGGAAGAATGATGGTGGCAACTCTGAGAAGAGTGAGGCGGCTGTCCCTCTGCTGCCTGTTGCTGTTGACAACAGTGGCTGA